Proteins encoded within one genomic window of Synechococcus sp. PCC 7335:
- a CDS encoding DMT family transporter, with protein sequence MTSKPSPTSPDNLTNGLSQAHSLSEANTDLDQADSLPLGALLITAGFLANTIQGALGKTAQAAIEPGQFLWLLIVIAFAVLLPIEIAKGGRNFSAGWNREVLPYYLLRAVFGLGGFYLFIWAAGLGSLINANVLLNTTPVFIPVIGVLVLGKDISRKLWGAIALGFIGLLLVVQPSADLLSNPANLLGLGAGVSAAIEFLIVRYLSQTQSPTGLTLYYLLIGSILIAPVAIWQWRPLTLETLEIVAAAAGSFLSFQLLLVQAYRYAEPHQIGVFQYTSVIFAAIIGWLFFSEVPNILSVTGMVLISIGGALSIYLPESPA encoded by the coding sequence ATGACCTCAAAGCCATCGCCAACATCACCCGACAACCTAACTAATGGCCTTAGCCAAGCGCACAGCCTTAGCGAAGCGAATACAGATCTAGACCAAGCAGACTCACTGCCGTTAGGTGCGCTCTTAATCACGGCCGGTTTTTTAGCCAATACGATTCAAGGTGCGCTAGGCAAAACTGCTCAGGCCGCTATCGAGCCAGGTCAATTCTTATGGCTACTCATAGTGATAGCATTTGCTGTGCTACTGCCAATAGAGATCGCTAAAGGAGGTCGCAACTTTTCTGCTGGATGGAACCGGGAAGTGCTGCCCTACTATCTGCTTAGGGCAGTGTTTGGACTAGGCGGATTCTACCTCTTTATTTGGGCTGCCGGGCTAGGTAGTTTGATCAATGCCAACGTGCTGCTAAATACGACGCCTGTGTTTATTCCTGTGATCGGGGTACTGGTGCTAGGCAAAGATATTTCTAGAAAGCTGTGGGGTGCGATCGCGCTTGGCTTTATTGGCTTACTGCTTGTTGTTCAACCCAGCGCAGACCTGCTTTCTAACCCGGCAAACTTACTAGGACTTGGTGCGGGGGTATCAGCTGCCATCGAATTTTTAATTGTCCGCTACCTTAGCCAAACTCAGTCACCCACAGGTCTGACCCTATACTATTTGCTGATCGGCTCTATACTCATCGCCCCCGTTGCTATCTGGCAGTGGCGACCGCTTACTCTCGAAACACTTGAAATTGTAGCTGCCGCTGCTGGATCGTTTCTCAGCTTTCAGCTATTACTTGTACAGGCCTACCGATACGCCGAACCTCACCAGATTGGCGTTTTTCAATACACTAGTGTCATATTTGCCGCTATTATCGGCTGGCTATTTTTCAGCGAAGTGCCCAATATTTTATCGGTTACGGGGATGGTGCTCATCTCAATAGGCGGCGCCCTGTCTATCTACCTACCTGAGTCACCTGCCTAA
- a CDS encoding GTP-binding protein, translating to MHRSYSLLAAIAVLIGLILLLTTVGSLAQLYAAVAVVSPLLAQLVLGIVLLALLAALAVLARYSWLFLRPKRRRKIVLPTELDAVATISLQAARQQVEQVEDEISRQALAARSDELAQRLAQRTFQIVVFGLGSTGKTALVNALMGEIAGEVAATIGTTQAGTSYRIAIPAESAGNQLGNKKDRELLLVDTPGLLEFGEQGEARANEAKRLAAKADLLLFVVDNDLHRAEYEPLEMLMRMGKRSLLVLNKSDRYLPTEKEQILQRLHERTHGLLNSEDVVAIAANPSSLVLDDGSQVQVEPDVAALISRIFDIWNTESTDLIATNLLLQSQKISEEAQALLDTQRQQQAQKIVERYQWVGAGVLAATPLPVIDMLATAAVNAQMVIEIGRVYGIDISIEESKTLALSLAKTMAGLSLTKGAMKLLAVGLQANLATAVASKLLQGVSAAYLTHIAGKSFITYFRANQDWGDGGVQAVVEQQYQLNRKEEFVKQFLSNAIERLT from the coding sequence ATGCATCGGTCCTATAGTTTACTAGCTGCGATCGCAGTTCTCATTGGTCTAATTCTGCTACTAACCACAGTAGGATCACTCGCTCAGCTATATGCTGCGGTTGCGGTCGTTTCCCCTTTACTAGCCCAACTGGTCTTGGGGATAGTATTACTGGCGCTACTAGCAGCTTTGGCAGTGCTTGCTCGCTATAGCTGGCTGTTCCTTCGGCCAAAACGTAGACGTAAGATCGTGCTACCTACAGAGCTAGACGCAGTGGCCACAATCAGCTTGCAAGCAGCCCGTCAGCAAGTAGAGCAGGTAGAAGATGAGATTTCGCGGCAGGCACTAGCAGCACGATCTGATGAGCTAGCACAACGCCTAGCCCAGCGGACATTTCAGATTGTGGTGTTTGGCCTAGGCTCAACTGGGAAAACGGCACTCGTGAACGCGCTCATGGGAGAAATTGCTGGTGAGGTAGCCGCCACAATCGGGACGACTCAAGCAGGAACCAGCTACCGTATAGCGATACCCGCCGAATCCGCAGGAAATCAGCTAGGAAACAAAAAAGATCGAGAACTACTGCTCGTCGATACGCCAGGGCTTTTGGAGTTTGGGGAGCAAGGTGAGGCACGAGCGAACGAGGCAAAGCGGCTGGCCGCAAAGGCAGATCTATTGTTGTTTGTGGTTGATAACGATCTGCACCGAGCAGAATATGAGCCGCTAGAAATGCTGATGAGAATGGGTAAGCGATCACTGCTGGTATTGAATAAAAGCGATCGCTACTTGCCAACAGAAAAAGAACAGATCCTACAGCGGCTGCATGAGAGAACCCATGGACTTTTGAACAGCGAAGATGTAGTTGCAATCGCAGCTAACCCTTCCTCTCTTGTTCTAGATGATGGCTCTCAAGTACAGGTAGAACCAGACGTAGCAGCGCTTATTAGCCGTATCTTTGATATTTGGAACACTGAAAGCACAGATCTTATTGCCACCAACTTATTACTTCAATCCCAAAAAATCAGCGAAGAAGCCCAAGCACTACTAGATACGCAGCGTCAGCAGCAGGCGCAGAAGATTGTGGAACGATATCAGTGGGTAGGCGCAGGCGTTTTGGCGGCGACCCCCTTACCGGTCATCGATATGCTTGCAACCGCTGCTGTCAACGCGCAGATGGTAATAGAAATCGGCAGAGTCTATGGTATAGACATCAGCATAGAAGAGAGTAAAACGTTAGCCCTATCGCTCGCGAAGACAATGGCAGGATTAAGCCTGACTAAAGGCGCTATGAAACTGCTGGCAGTAGGCTTACAAGCAAATTTAGCAACGGCAGTAGCAAGCAAACTACTACAAGGAGTCAGCGCTGCGTATCTAACCCACATCGCAGGCAAGAGCTTCATAACTTACTTTCGGGCAAATCAGGATTGGGGCGATGGCGGCGTCCAAGCCGTCGTCGAGCAGCAGTACCAGCTCAACAGAAAAGAGGAGTTTGTCAAACAGTTTCTAAGTAACGCAATCGAGAGACTGACTTAG
- a CDS encoding DUF3598 family protein, whose protein sequence is MLSQWQCIRQNIGTWYGSFTKFSAEGELLKDTPSVLTLEETELDKTMQLVLERTPPGGTTDVTTRSFSAPGPAPYISFFESGAFTQGSAQWTAFAQFGAEMSLKVGDRRARFVIMYKSSVDGSAQLNYVVLIRETQTEDAQFTEPAMTPAQIAGSWTGRLSALSASMEPVATGLSRWNFDQSSGSYSLRCEDAFGKISADQAIEEQTRELFLTGEQASSKSVVLLTGNLDYRLILLPNGTYCLVPDAIKKAVEFRVEVGWLSGSGRRSRLIRYYDDQGVWTHSALIEDYKDE, encoded by the coding sequence ATGCTCAGTCAATGGCAGTGCATCCGTCAAAACATCGGTACCTGGTATGGATCTTTCACCAAATTCTCTGCTGAGGGTGAACTGCTCAAAGATACGCCTAGCGTTTTGACCTTAGAGGAAACCGAGCTGGACAAAACCATGCAGCTCGTATTAGAGAGAACGCCGCCTGGTGGTACAACCGATGTCACCACTCGATCTTTCTCTGCACCGGGACCTGCCCCTTACATCTCCTTTTTTGAAAGCGGCGCATTCACACAAGGTTCGGCGCAGTGGACAGCTTTTGCTCAGTTCGGCGCTGAGATGAGTTTAAAAGTAGGCGATCGTCGGGCGCGGTTTGTAATCATGTACAAGAGCAGCGTGGATGGCAGTGCTCAGCTAAATTACGTTGTGCTTATTCGAGAAACTCAAACAGAAGATGCACAGTTTACTGAACCGGCAATGACACCAGCGCAAATAGCAGGTAGCTGGACAGGTAGGCTATCAGCGCTGTCTGCTTCAATGGAACCCGTGGCAACAGGCTTGAGTAGATGGAATTTTGATCAATCGTCCGGAAGCTATTCTCTCCGATGCGAAGACGCCTTTGGGAAGATCTCTGCAGACCAAGCTATTGAAGAGCAGACTAGGGAGCTGTTTTTAACTGGAGAGCAGGCTTCTTCAAAGAGTGTTGTTCTATTAACAGGAAACCTAGACTACAGACTAATTCTTTTGCCTAATGGTACCTATTGTCTAGTACCTGATGCCATCAAGAAAGCTGTAGAGTTTCGAGTGGAAGTCGGGTGGCTAAGCGGTAGCGGTAGGCGATCACGCCTTATTCGCTACTATGACGACCAGGGCGTATGGACTCACTCAGCGCTCATAGAAGATTACAAAGATGAATAG